A stretch of the Narcine bancroftii isolate sNarBan1 chromosome 14, sNarBan1.hap1, whole genome shotgun sequence genome encodes the following:
- the LOC138749339 gene encoding probable G-protein coupled receptor 139, whose translation MTGAIRYSPAVNLVAIVILSRGKCGLSKCVTRYLVGMAAADLIVVVIGVVMDQINNMYVYSSYLLQTPICAAILVLRLASMDCSVWLTVTFTFDRCISICSQKLRKIYCTERTATGVVVTVGFWSCVRFVPFYFSVGPYITIENVPWRCILKDEYFIAPLWKAYQLFNSIITPLLPIGLIVLFNALTVTHIMAANRVRQRLRNKCENRKDPEVENRRKSMILLVVLSVNFILLWTPYVVYTMIWQVQNYSYTDRYLNTPKYILQQFGFMLQFLCTCTNTCIYTLSQKNFRNELSNAVKCLFTLNRQFHR comes from the exons ATGACTGGGGCAATCAGGTATTCACCGGCAG TTAACTTAGTGGCGATTGTAATTCTGTCTCGAGGAAAATGTGGTCTCTCCAAATGCGTCACTCGTTACCTGGTGGGAATGGCAGCGGCTGATTTAATAGTGGTTGTCATTGGTGTTGTCATGGATCAGATTAATAACATGTATGTTTATTCCAGTTATTTACTCCAAACTCCAATATGTGCCGCAATACTTGTCCTCAGACTTGCAAGCATGGACTGTTCTGTTTGGCTAACAGTGACTTTCACGTTCGATCGCTGTATATCAATTTGCAGTCAAAAGCTGCGGAAGATCTATTGCACTGAGAGAACAGCAACTGGGGTTGTTGTCACTGTGGGTTTCTGGAGCTGTGTGAGGTTTGTTCCATTTTACTTCTCAGTAGGACCTTATATCACCATTGAGAACGTTCCATGGCGCTGCATCCTAAAGGATGAATATTTTATTGCACCCTTGTGGAAAGCATACCAATTGTTCAACAGTATCATCACTCCTTTACTGCCAATCGGTTTAATTGTGCTGTTCAATGCTTTAACAGTCACTCACATTATGGCAGCTAATAGAGTGCGCCAAAGACTGCGGAACAAGTGTGAGAATCGGAAGGACCCAGAGGTGGAGAACAGGAGGAAGTCGATGATTTTGCTGGTCGTTCTCTCAGTGAATTTCATTTTGTTGTGGACACCATATGTCGTTTATACCATGATATGGCAGGTTCAAAATTACTCTTACACAGACAGATATTTGAATACCCCAAAGTACATCCTTCAACAGTTTGGATTCATGCTGCAGTTTCTCTGTACCTGCACCAACACCTGCATCTATACCCTCTCACAGAAGAATTTCAGGAACGAACTGAGCAATGCAGTGAAATGTTTGTTCACATTGAATCGACAGTTCCATCGGTAA